A segment of the Dermacentor andersoni chromosome 5, qqDerAnde1_hic_scaffold, whole genome shotgun sequence genome:
GAAGGGATGAACTTCACCGAAGAAAACTTAAGCGAAAGATAACGCTATAACATGAACGTTCATCCCTGCATGCAATAGCGGACAGCAGGTCACTGACCTGAGTGTTCGTATTTGTGCCTGGCAAGCGAGCTCTGCTTGCTGAACATCTTGTCACACTGGTCGCAGGAGAACATGCCTTCCTCCGAGGCGCTGTCGCCCTTGGCCGAAAGCTTGCGCTTCTTGGAGCCCGGGTGGCGTGGGTCTTCGTCATTCGAAGGGTAGTCATCGTCCGCCAAGCACTCCGCATCGCCCTGCCAGTGATTGAAAAGGACCGCGCTCTTAGTAGTCGCCTTAAGCATATACATTGTCAACCAAGTCATGATGGACTATCAATTGGCTATGCGTCAGTGACGGCTATAGCTTTTACGCAGGCTCTCAAAATGTCCCACTTATCCCGTTCCACCTAACAGCCCTTCATGTCGAACGTTAATGATGACGCTACCATTATCACCGTTTGTCATATTAAACATCTTCCGTTAACGCCACTATTTTGAAAGCAATACGCCAGCTCAGACCAGAAATAATATGCAAGCGTTTCCCAGCTCTCGTTGTCCGCAAGTATATATGACGTGTATATATCGATCACAGTTGCAGCTTCAAACCAGAGCGGCTTAAAAGTGCCACTAAAAGAAACAAGCGGTACAGTAACACTATACAGGAACAGACGGCACGGCTCACTCGATTAGGAAGCTAATTTAGTGTCCCATCTCATATCTACTCAGCAAATCAGCAAAATTCTTGCAAGAATTACGGGGCACACTGCAGAAAGAGAAGGATCGTGGTCAGATGGAACAATGAAGCCACCACAAGTGCTCCCGTAGAAGGGTGTGAACCAGTGAGTAAATCATTCGGCGTACGACGTTTAAGCGTCATGAAAACTGGAAACACGTCTGTGGAGCAAGGTGCAAATTCTCACCTGTCTGAAGTTCTTCTTCCGGTAGCACTTGGGACTGCCGGGTTCTCCGCTGCCGTGGTCATCCGCGTCGGCGTAGTACATGGGCGACGACAGCATCTTGCTATCCCTGATGCCGGATGCGCCGTGTGAGGGAGGGCTGTTGGTAGCGTCGCGGCTGTCCGATGACGTCGACGAGCGCATCAGGTCTGCGCTCGCAGGTGGCGAGAGCGCCGCGTGCGGAGAGGCCAGCAGGAGCCCCATGACGGAACTGGGTTCCTGTGGTGCCGATGGGTAGCCGGGATGCCTCCCCCGCAAGGAGAAGTCGCGGAACCGCTGCAAGTCGGCCTGCATTTCGAAATCGAGGCCCTTGAGAGCCGACAGGGCGAGAATCCGGTTCGCGGAGGAGGACAGAAGGGGGCCTGCCGGGTGAAGCATGGCAGCTTTGAAATCTTCGGACGTCGTGTAGGGCCCCAGGGGACCGCGaagcgacgacggcgacgacctACGTCGTTGCGAGATGTCACCGTTAAGGAACACCGCGTCGCTCTCCCTGGGTGTAGAAGTCCGCGGAGACCTCTGGCTCAGGTTCAGAGCTTCGCAGTCGCTTTCCGGTTCAGTGTGTCCACTGCTGAGAGCGCCGTTACTCCAAGGTGTATTTGAACCGGAGCCGCCGCCAAATGACTTGACTGATAGGTCTAACGGCTGTTCGGATTCCGCCAGGGCTGGATCCGATGGCTGCCCGTCCGGTAATGACGCACCGCCGTTAAGCGCCACTCCGAGAGACGTGTATGCAACCGGTAACAGGGAGCCGGCGATGTCTCCGGGCTTGGACGCGGGAGACGAACAAAATGGCGGCGACGACAGCTGGCGAGACGGGGCCGAAGACGACCGGGCCACTGCGCTCTGAAACCAGGCACGCACGGTCCTCGTGCTCGAGTCAATCTCGCGCGCGAGGCTGGACAGCTGGTCGCGATTCGGCGAAGGGTTAATTACGAAGGCGGCCTGCAGAAGCATCTCTCCTTGTGCCGATATAGTGTCCGGTCGGGGTCGCCTGCCGCTACCATCCTCGCcactgtcgtcgtcgtcggtCATGTCGCTACCACCGGTCGATTCACGACCCGAATCGACCCTCGCCGCCAGCGACAGAAGGGGATGAGGAGCGCCTTTGAGATCGGAGTAAAGGTTTCGGTTCACGTCGCGGCTAGCGGAGCAAGAGTATTGTTCGTGGTGGCACAGTGCCAGCGGGTTGTCAAATGTGGCAGCCTTACAGTGGACGCACGAATACTCGTGCCTCGACGGCGGATCGTCGCGGCTGGCCTGGAGAGGAAGAGGACCGGCGCCCAGCAGGCCGGGGAGGAGACCGTTCTTCTTGGGCGGCGGTGGTGAAGACCCGTTGCTGCGTTTGGCAGCCGCGGCGTCCATAAATTCGATGAACTTCTTGACGGCGTCAGAATGCGGCGGAAGTTTGACGTCGCCGTTGTTGGCGGGCGTCGAGGCCTTCTCCATGGCGGCGCTGCTGGCGTGCAGCATTTGGGCCACTTCGCTGAACGAGGGCGACAGAGCGGGCAGGTGGTATTGGGGCGGAATCGCCGAGAACTGGCTGGCCAGCAGGTGCTGAAGGCTGAGCGGAGACGCGAATGGAGGCAGGAACGGTGGTGCCACACCCGGTTGGCTCGCAGAGGATGGCGAGCGGGCGGTGTAGTCCCCAGGGAACGGGAAGCGGTCTTGGAGGTAGGCGTTCGCCAGGGGAGACACGGACACTTCGCCGCCGGCGCCGAACTTTGGAATGATGGGCCGGTAGGTGTTGCTCTGGGCGCCGCCAGTGGCACCGCTAGCAGCACGTTGCCGCGCCGCCTTGGTGTCCATCTTGCGCACCTGCAGAGCGAATCGACAGCACTTTGTATTACCGCATAGTATTTAAACGCCTGCTGCGAAGAGAACGGAGCGCATCTTTCGAAGTACGAAGCGATCTGAACGTAGGGTAACGAATAAGGTAGAACTAACATAGAAACGGTCCTCTGTTTGGCCTACTGTCACCATACCTAAATGTATATAGATGTTTCGTTGTTTGGAAATCGCCCTGCTTTCCTTGCGCATTGAAGAAAGAAAGGGGCAGAGAGTAACGATGGAAAGAGAATGAGCTATTTGCCGTCGCCATACAAGGATCAGGGAAGGCGCTCAGAATGCGACTCTCACATAAGTACGCCTTCGTCGCCGTTACTCATACAATCACTGTTAGGCAAGCCAGTATGGCGCGCACATAGGTAGTGGAACAGCCAGCGCAGATTTATCATAATAACGGTCAGGCAAGTATAACGGTAAGTATCATAATATAAGGTAACTATCATAATAACGGTCAGGTAAGGTATATATCAACACAGCAGTGCAGACAAACTCatgagaacgaaaaaaaatacaTCAACATATATTATTCTCATTTCTTGAACGCCACGAATCCAAATCACTAGACTCAGAGGTGCGCTCAACAAGCTCCCGTTAGCGTAGTTACTCGTCGCATGTACACGTTACAATTGCGCGACTCCATAGGCGCACGTTAAACGCGAGATTCTAACAGTGCACAACGCGAAGAAGCCAACGTTACCCTTCGCAGCAATCCCTCTAAacggcgccgccgccgtccaGTGGCGCATATTCAGCAGGTAGGCGGAATAACCGCACGTACACATTATTCCCGACTGGGCCGGATGCGGAGACTCAAGATGCCGCGGCCGTCCTGGGCCCCGTCCACCACGTAAACAGGTTTGAAAAGAAAGGACACCCGCCAAAGGGCAACCGAGCGTGGACTCAAAGGGAACTGCACGGGTCAAAGAAAAGGATGAAcggaaaaggaaggaagaaaataaaTCTACAAATAAAGGACAGCGGTGCGAGCAAACAGCGAGACATCTGAAGTGTCGTGAAGGATAGGCTGAAACCTCCTCGGAAGGAGGGGCGTCAAGGCGAGGCAGCGAGCGCACGTGTGCAAGCGCCTTCTCCATACACTCCAACAAATCCCCTCCCCCGTCCCGCGCTCTGCCTGTCCCACTGCCCCGCACGGGGAAGACGGTGGGAACCTGGCGGCACCGCGTGCACCTATCTCGAGCAAGAAGCACCGTCCCCCTGCGCCGCGAAGAGCGGACACAAACGTCGGTTCTCAACAAAAACAAGCACCGAGCGCGGCAGGCAGCAACAAAAGACGGCGGCGGCAGGGGAGCCGACACGGCAGGCTGCGAAAAGGAATTCGCTCTACTCccagttttccttccttcccgcatttttctttccttttcttttttctcgtgatGCGGAAACACGAAGGGTACCACATTATCCGGTTTGTTGCGACAAGGACCTGCAACAATGGTGCTCTGTATAGGTTGCCGGCGCATATGCGCCGACGAAATTGGACCTCGGATGTAAATAAGCTGAAACGGACTAAAGTCATCAAGGAGCGGTGAGGGACGCGGACATACTGTATCGGCGAGCAAGACGAAATGATCCCCTGTTGGGCACACTGTCACGATGGCACCGCACGTCACTGAAGCCGCGGCGGCACGCGCCGGCTTTCCAGTTACGCCAAAATTCGGACTCGCGCACCTGCGAGATCAAGCTCCACCGAATACGTCGTGGTGATCTGTAAATTATTATGGCTTTATAATCTACTGCGGCTGTCTACGAGTCCAAAAAGCAATACGTATCTTCAACCGAAACACAACAGCACAAGGAGTGCTTTTTGTTTGCTGCCCTTCATGGTAAACTTCGCCACGACAGTGTTCAGCCACTACCAACGTGCAGAGCCATGGCCACCACTAGAGATTGTGCGGAGCTAGTGAACACTCCGTATATGAGGCACTCAACAGCCAAGCGAAACAGATTACAACATGCTCTAACTAaatgaagtcatagcgctggattgacagggacaagaaagacgacaggacttGCGCGACGACAGGATAGCGCACgtcctgtcatctttcttgtccGCGTCAATCCAGCgatatgacttcaattgatgtaacgaaccaactagcccaaaaatctgcactcctggCCCGTAACTACTTTCACTCTATTAGAATAGCGTCTTCAATAAATATTCGAGCGGGAGGTGTTTCTGTTGTGACAGCAAACACACTCTGCTTCTTCAGCACTACTATAACAATCACAGTTCATAGCCTTGCTTCATTAGTGCTTTGTTGGTTCGTTGTAGATTTGTTCTGAtattgttttgtaatttcattacatttctttttgttgttgcctTTCTTAGGTAAGAGTTTCAGATAGACGGCTCTTTCAGTGGCCAAATTTTTCATACCTCACGGCTAATAAAGAAAGGTGGCTGTGCAGAGGACGCTGCCGGTGATGCACGCATCCGTGTGCTCTGCACGCTCGTTTTGTAGTGTGGAAAGCAGCGGAGAGTCAGTGGCAATGAGGCGGAAATCGCGGCACATTGCGGTTTCTCTCATAGCCAGCCTGTGTATACGCTTCGACTACAGCTGACCTGCGTCCCACCTCCTCGCCGACCTTAGTGCCCCGCGAGAGCAGCATGCCCgcagggaagggagagggggaacTCAGGGAGGGCGAGGGGTCTACGACGAGCTGCACCATCAGGGGGTGCAGATTCCTTCGTTTACGAGCGCCTACCTCCTCCTACGGCAATGACTGTGGCCAAGATGGGCCGACTCGGAAGCTGTCTCTTCGGAGACAAGGCGGCCTGCTGAGTGTTTCCTCCGGGCAGCACCTGCTGGCATGCGGAGATTGTGAACGCCGTTCCCCTTACTTCCCTTTCCATTCTCCTCGCTTCTCCGAAAGAGGGCGCGTCTGTGCCCCGTTGTATAAACCCTGGTGTAGCTCGCTGCGGCGAAGCGAACAGTCGCGTTTAGTTTAGACTATAACGAGATCCCGGAATGGCAAGAAACGTGTTGTGAAGTCTGAATGCGTGGGTGGTTTCCGGTCTAAATGCGGCGAGTACGAAGGGCAGATGTTCtacctctgtgacgtcataaaaAGAAAGTTAGAAGGCGAACATAGCTCGATTAGACTATGCCGGCATTTGTTTTCTCGTTCGCTTCAATAAAATCGAGCTAATATATAAAATCCGGCACTGTGCAAAGGTGAGGCCTTGCCTTCGCACTGAGTCACCGACCAATTCGGCGCGAGAAGAGTAGGGGCGAACAGATGACAGCCGAACCGGCGATGCAACGTTAGCTGAAAGCGTTACTGTGAGAAATTTGTATATTGCGGACCCGCAAACAACGTCAATGCCCTTCACCACTCACGCGATGCATTCACGTCACCTATATGTTTTCATCAGATGTTAGCGAAAATGTGTTCAATCTCGATTAACTAACAGCCAAATTGTTATTACAGGAAAGTATGTAGTGGCAAGGGGACCACCACGCAATCTACGCCCGCTGCAGTGGCATCGGAACCTCGTTAAAAACAGCCCTTTTGTCTTGCGTTGGCGTTTCCACGCACACACAAGGAAACAACTACGTACGCATTGTTTCATTTTCCATTGCAGCCTATACTGCTTACTTCCTTTCCGAACGACGGCGTTTGCCGTAAGGGAAAGCTTACCAGGTTGTCGGAGAACCAACTGGAAATTATTACGACGAAGCGACGAGGCGACTTCAAAAAAGCGCACGCGACACGATCACAGGAAGCCCAGCAAAGCTGGAACATGATGGGCCAAGGAAGTGCCAACCGGCATGTATACCGTGGGCAACGGCCATCTTATCGCTCAGTAACTGGTGGCTCCTATAGGGGGACCAGCTGGCTTCTGCAGCGCAGGTGTTGTCTCGGTAGCGCTTTTGCTTTCGCCAGCCGGAATTTCAGGTCGGGTCTCCACTTCGACCGCGTCCACATATTTGACGACATCTCTGAGACTGtcacgaagaggtgaacatccgTGCGCGGAAACCGTTCGCTTCGAGACACGCCGGAGGACGAACGTGCGACCCTTAAAAGTGAACGCGCCGCACGGAAACCCAGCAGGGCTTCGCAGTTCGCATCTGGGAGCGCTTAGCGGAGACTTCCGCGGCAAGCCCGTCGCCGCCGTTCCTTTTGTGACCGCGGGTGGCCGTCGTCGCAGCCTGCGCCAACAGCGGCAGCTTTCTTGCGGCGCGAAGCAGGACCGACCGCAAGAGACAGAAGGTTCGTTCAGCGAAAGCAGGCGGTGGTGAGAAAGCGACACGCTGTCTCCTCGCCTTTCGTCCCGTGCTGCTGCGCGCAGAGCGGCTCGCGGAGGCGAGAGAGCGCGGGGCCCTCGCACCAGGTTTAAACGAGCGCATCGGGGTGGTCCGCTCCGGCCGTGTGCTGCACGCGCCTCTGTGTGTACACGAGCGAGCGCATGTGTTGGCTATGCACATGCacggaatgaaaagaaaaaaggaaagaaaagaggacGTCCGCGGAGGGGATGTGATGCTCAAGCGTTGCGAACGCAAAGCGGGACGCGCGGATACAGGAGTGGGTGTGATCAGGGGCCAACCGAGCACCTCCTTGAGTGGAGTCGCAAATGAAGACGGCACACGCGCTTCGTGTATCCGAACCGCGGGGTTCGTGTCATACGCACGTCTGTCTAAAG
Coding sequences within it:
- the zfh1 gene encoding zinc finger protein 1; the encoded protein is MLLEVSHRAALSFISNFELFCLHQNQVRSGRDLLPAYEACPTFIRNFRRDIFFYAWVIRRVLDVSMQPRPSQAPAQPSVDENAAVRKFKCPELSCGKAFKFKHHLKEHIRIHSGEKPFECQHCLKRFSHSGSYSSHMTSKKCLIVNLKVRKMDTKAARQRAASGATGGAQSNTYRPIIPKFGAGGEVSVSPLANAYLQDRFPFPGDYTARSPSSASQPGVAPPFLPPFASPLSLQHLLASQFSAIPPQYHLPALSPSFSEVAQMLHASSAAMEKASTPANNGDVKLPPHSDAVKKFIEFMDAAAAKRSNGSSPPPPKKNGLLPGLLGAGPLPLQASRDDPPSRHEYSCVHCKAATFDNPLALCHHEQYSCSASRDVNRNLYSDLKGAPHPLLSLAARVDSGRESTGGSDMTDDDDSGEDGSGRRPRPDTISAQGEMLLQAAFVINPSPNRDQLSSLAREIDSSTRTVRAWFQSAVARSSSAPSRQLSSPPFCSSPASKPGDIAGSLLPVAYTSLGVALNGGASLPDGQPSDPALAESEQPLDLSVKSFGGGSGSNTPWSNGALSSGHTEPESDCEALNLSQRSPRTSTPRESDAVFLNGDISQRRRSSPSSLRGPLGPYTTSEDFKAAMLHPAGPLLSSSANRILALSALKGLDFEMQADLQRFRDFSLRGRHPGYPSAPQEPSSVMGLLLASPHAALSPPASADLMRSSTSSDSRDATNSPPSHGASGIRDSKMLSSPMYYADADDHGSGEPGSPKCYRKKNFRQGDAECLADDDYPSNDEDPRHPGSKKRKLSAKGDSASEEGMFSCDQCDKMFSKQSSLARHKYEHSGQRPHKCDVCEKAFKHKHHLTEHKRLHSGEKPFQCQKCLKRFSHSGSYSQHMNHRFSYCKPYRENGK